The proteins below come from a single Branchiostoma floridae strain S238N-H82 chromosome 5, Bfl_VNyyK, whole genome shotgun sequence genomic window:
- the LOC118415546 gene encoding RNA-binding protein 15-like, producing the protein MKRQQDRETPTKSKRSRSSAEGRDRSSRDRGSPDHEREGRGNSKVSSRSKDRPSSEERTRDKRSRDDRSYEGEFRRSSPNAGKGDRLPDYRSLCVSNFGSHLSESAIRDGVFHEFKKYGEINVKVGFRGDERVAYVNFRFPQDAKDAKKGKLKLVLFDRSLRVEPVFSPNKYTLHTNKRERRSLTPEFSSPSYPASQRDGRSPVPGRRVSTRHGSLTRDLPPRERFDEFDPGPRGRLYANNDRYPYDMLPEDDQRATRTLFVGNLEYNISDTELRRAFEPFGYIEDIDIKRPMRGQGNAYAFVKFTNLDVAHKAKLAMQGQPVGRNPCKIGYGKALPTTCLWVGGLGPWTSLAVLEREFDRFGAIRKIDYVKGDNHAYILYDSLDAAQAAWTEMRGFPLGGPDRRLRVDFADPEGALRYPAFPPDRRPPGRDELMVEFDHRDLDRRGSRGLTPPPMYANRGNSFDDRAWHDARRGGFRQFDGRGDHPRTRDDWQDRNNGGIHRDMRDWEQDRSRSDGLDGGRNSGSYGDKRRRSPMDNFDSRDRDQTPERNRKLQQRSRSRSPRSGSAKGSPNNRDRGRYTGYVSPDRRGYSPNRKHSVEDNSPKGARDSKRRHSQSSEDRFMDRNDNDDRDRIDKDHKTHRHGRRLDSAEERAKAAALRKAENLNEVAKHCSAVWNGALVLKNSAFGTKMHHLGGDSSIVESLLLDRTAQTPVLKITQRLRLDMPKLEEVTRRIESSGMEGHCLLLALPSSGQFEDPTLPSQQRPLRNLVSYLKQKQAAGVISLPVNGGKDKNNVGVLHAFPPCQFSQGQLRRLAPNLPQHPSPEDHLVVIIVRGCA; encoded by the coding sequence ATGAAGCGCCAGCAAGACAGAGAGACTCCCACAAAGAGTAAACGTTCCAGATCGAGTGCTGAAGGGCGCGATAGGAGCTCCCGTGATCGTGGGAGCCCGGACCATGAGCGTGAGGGCCGGGGAAACAGCAAGGTGAGCTCTCGAAGTAAAGACCGACCCAGTTCCGAGGAAAGGACTCGAGACAAACGCTCCCGTGACGACCGTTCCTACGAAGGAGAGTTTCGCAGGAGCAGTCCCAATGCCGGTAAGGGTGACAGACTTCCAGATTACAGGTCTTTGTGCGTCAGTAACTTTGGATCGCACCTTTCTGAGTCCGCGATCAGAGACGGTGTGTTCCACGAGTTCAAAAAATATGGGGAGATCAACGTGAAGGTAGGGTTCAGAGGGGACGAGCGCGTAGCCTATGTCAACTTCCGCTTCCCACAGGATGCAAAGGACGCCAAGAAAGGCAAGCTTAAGCTCGTCTTGTTTGATAGAAGCTTGCGTGTTGAGCCTGTGTTCAGTCCGAACAAGTACACCCTCCATACAAACAAACGGGAACGTCGGAGTTTGACCCCGGAGTTTTCCAGCCCTTCCTACCCTGCCAGCCAACGTGACGGCCGCTCACCTGTCCCTGGTAGAAGGGTCAGCACACGGCATGGGAGTCTCACACGAGACCTGCCGCCCAGGGAGAGGTTTGATGAGTTTGATCCCGGTCCTAGAGGCCGGTTGTATGCCAACAATGATCGTTACCCGTACGACATGCTACCTGAGGATGATCAGAGGGCCACCAGAACCTTGTTCGTGGGGAATCTGGAGTACAACATATCGGATACTGAGTTGAGACGTGCGTTTGAACCCTTTGGGTATATTGAGGATATAGACATCAAGCGACCAATGCGTGGCCAGGGTAATGCTTATGCGTTTGTGAAGTTTACAAACCTTGATGTGGCACACAAGGCTAAGTTAGCAATGCAGGGCCAACCTGTTGGTAGGAACCCGTGCAAGATTGGGTATGGCAAGGCACTGCCTACAACTTGTCTGTGGGTCGGGGGTCTTGGACCCTGGACGTCACTCGCAGTGTTGGAACGAGAATTTGACCGTTTTGGAGCAATCAGGAAAATTGATTATGTGAAGGGTGATAACCATGCATACATATTGTACGACAGTTTGGATGCTGCGCAAGCTGCATGGACGGAAATGAGAGGATTTCCGTTGGGAGGGCCTGACCGTCGTCTGCGTGTTGATTTCGCCGACCCTGAAGGTGCACTTCGGTACCCAGCATTTCCCCCTGACCGCCGTCCTCCCGGCCGCGATGAATTGATGGTTGAGTTTGACCACCGTGATTTAGACCGACGTGGTAGTCGGGGATTGACACCCCCTCCTATGTATGCTAACCGTGGGAATAGTTTTGATGACCGAGCCTGGCATGATGCACGTAGGGGAGGATTTCGCCAGTTTGATGGACGCGGGGACCATCCCAGGACTAGGGATGACTGGCAAGATCGTAACAATGGTGGAATCCATCGTGACATGCGCGATTGGGAACAAGACCGGAGCCGTTCGGATGGGTTGGACGGGGGAAGAAACAGTGGCAGCTATGGTGACAAGCGGAGACGTTCTCCCATGGATAATTTTGATTCCCGTGACCGAGATCAGACTCCAGAGCGCAACAGGAAGCTGCAACAGCGTTCGCGTTCACGCTCGCCCCGTTCTGGTTCTGCCAAGGGTAGCCCCAACAACCGTGATCGTGGTCGTTATACGGGATATGTAAGTCCTGACAGAAGAGGTTACTCACCAAACCGCAAACATTCCGTGGAGGATAACTCCCCCAAGGGCGCTCGAGACTCAAAGCGCCGCCATTCCCAAAGCAGTGAGGACCGCTTTATGGACCGGAATGACAACGACGACCGAGACAGGATTGACAAAGACCACAAGACTCACCGTCATGGACGACGACTCGACAGTGCGGAAGAACGTGCCAAGGCCGCTGCTCTGAGAAAGGCAGAGAATCTGAATGAAGTGGCAAAACATTGCTCCGCAGTGTGGAATGGAGCACTTGTGTTGAAGAATAGTGCTTTTGGTACCAAGATGCACCACCTGGGAGGGGACAGCAGCATCGTGGAGAGTCTCTTGCTCGACAGGACAGCTCAAACACCTGTGCTGAAAATCACACAGCGTTTGCGACTGGACATGCCCAAATTGGAGGAAGTGACTCGAAGGATTGAGTCCTCCGGGATGGAGGGGCACTGTCTCCTGTTAGCTTTACCTTCGTCAGGACAGTTTGAGGACCCAACACTGCCAAGCCAACAGCGACCCTTGCGCAATCTGGTTTCATACCTCAAGCAGAAGCAGGCGGCTGGAGTCATCAGTTTGCCTGTGAACGGAGGCAAGGACAAGAACAACGTGGGCGTGCTTCACGCGTTCCCACCCTGCCAGTTTTCTCAGGGCCAGTTACGCCGACTGGCACCCAACCTGCCACAGCAcccaagtccagaggatcacTTGGTGGTGATTATTGTGCGGGGATGTGCATAA